In a genomic window of Aeromicrobium panaciterrae:
- a CDS encoding NAD-dependent epimerase/dehydratase family protein — MRVLITGGTGFVGGWTAKAIQDAGHQVRFLVRDPARLAISVATLGVDTGDFVVGDMTDAEAVKTALTGCDAVVHAAAVVTTDPKRAEEMIEANLAGARNVLGQAVDLGLDPIVSVSSITALFQPDLETFSADLPPSGGGDGYGVSKTRVEDFSRELQESGAPVVITYPGMVMGPAAGNQLGEAAEGVESVLRMRTVPGRSAAWTIIDVRDLGLLHALLLMPGKGPRRFMAGGQQLVAPKLARVLSKSGGKRIVHVPVPDVVLRLMGRAADKARPVLPALLKDVTAAGMDYYTHMPPSDDRPAEAELGMTWRTTEQTLTDTVTSLRAIGRLR; from the coding sequence GTGCGTGTTCTGATCACTGGCGGCACTGGATTCGTTGGTGGTTGGACGGCAAAGGCGATCCAGGATGCCGGCCATCAAGTACGTTTCCTGGTCCGTGACCCGGCCAGGCTTGCGATCAGCGTGGCAACTCTCGGCGTTGACACCGGCGACTTTGTCGTCGGGGACATGACCGACGCCGAAGCCGTCAAGACTGCACTGACAGGGTGCGATGCGGTTGTTCACGCTGCCGCGGTGGTGACCACCGACCCGAAGCGGGCCGAGGAGATGATCGAGGCCAACCTTGCCGGGGCTCGAAACGTCCTTGGCCAGGCCGTGGATCTCGGACTTGATCCAATCGTCTCGGTTTCCAGCATCACCGCACTGTTTCAGCCGGACCTCGAAACCTTCTCAGCTGACCTTCCCCCCTCTGGGGGTGGCGATGGGTACGGCGTGTCGAAGACGCGCGTGGAGGACTTCTCTCGCGAGTTGCAGGAGTCGGGCGCGCCGGTGGTGATCACCTATCCCGGAATGGTCATGGGACCGGCTGCAGGCAATCAGCTCGGCGAGGCCGCCGAGGGCGTCGAGTCGGTGCTTCGAATGCGAACGGTCCCGGGGCGAAGCGCTGCGTGGACCATCATCGACGTCCGTGATTTGGGCCTCTTGCATGCGTTGTTGCTCATGCCCGGAAAGGGCCCGCGCAGATTTATGGCGGGTGGTCAGCAGTTGGTTGCCCCAAAGTTGGCCCGGGTTCTCAGCAAGTCCGGCGGCAAGCGCATCGTGCACGTGCCAGTGCCAGATGTGGTGCTGCGGCTTATGGGTCGAGCAGCGGATAAGGCGCGGCCAGTGCTGCCAGCGTTGCTCAAGGATGTCACCGCCGCAGGCATGGATTACTACACGCATATGCCCCCGTCCGATGACAGGCCAGCTGAGGCCGAACT
- a CDS encoding acetyl-CoA C-acetyltransferase, with the protein MTEAFIVDAVRTPVGRRGGSLSQMHSADLGGHVLKALVDRTGVDPGAVDDVIMGCCDTIGSQAGDVARTAWLVAGLPDHVPGVTIDRQCGSSQQSVHFAAQGVMSGTQDLVVAGGLQNMSAIPISAAMLVADQYGFTTPFAESPGWQARYGDQEVSQFRSAEMIAEKWDITREQMEAFALASHERARTAIAEGRFKSEIAPVGDFETDECPRETSMEKMAGLEPLAPGGRITAAVASQISDAASAVLIASEQAVKDHNLSPRARVHHLSVRADDPIWMLTGPITATKHALAKAGMSVGDIDLFECNEAFASVVLAWMQELDVPHEKVNVNGGGIALGHPIGATGTRLMTTMLNELERTEGRYGLQVMCEGGGQANVTIIERI; encoded by the coding sequence ATGACCGAAGCATTCATCGTTGACGCAGTTCGTACGCCGGTTGGCCGGCGCGGGGGGTCGCTCTCCCAGATGCACTCCGCCGACCTCGGCGGCCACGTCCTCAAAGCCCTCGTGGACCGCACGGGCGTTGACCCGGGTGCCGTCGACGACGTGATCATGGGTTGCTGCGACACGATCGGCTCGCAAGCCGGTGACGTCGCACGTACGGCTTGGCTCGTCGCTGGACTCCCCGACCACGTCCCCGGCGTGACGATCGACCGCCAGTGCGGCTCGTCGCAGCAGTCGGTGCACTTCGCCGCTCAGGGCGTCATGTCCGGAACCCAGGATCTCGTCGTCGCTGGCGGCCTGCAGAACATGAGCGCCATCCCGATCTCAGCCGCCATGCTCGTCGCCGACCAGTACGGCTTCACAACACCGTTCGCCGAGTCGCCGGGTTGGCAGGCTCGCTACGGCGACCAGGAAGTCAGCCAGTTCCGTTCGGCCGAGATGATCGCCGAGAAGTGGGACATCACCCGCGAGCAGATGGAAGCGTTCGCTCTCGCGTCGCACGAGCGCGCTCGTACGGCCATCGCCGAAGGTCGCTTCAAGTCCGAGATCGCTCCCGTCGGTGACTTCGAGACCGACGAGTGCCCGCGCGAGACGTCGATGGAGAAGATGGCCGGCCTTGAGCCACTGGCTCCCGGCGGTCGCATCACCGCCGCCGTTGCCTCGCAGATCAGCGATGCCGCTAGCGCGGTCCTCATCGCCTCCGAGCAGGCCGTCAAGGACCACAACCTGTCGCCGCGCGCCCGCGTGCACCACCTATCCGTACGCGCCGACGACCCGATCTGGATGCTGACTGGTCCGATCACGGCGACCAAGCACGCTCTGGCCAAGGCCGGAATGTCCGTCGGCGACATCGACCTGTTCGAGTGCAACGAGGCGTTTGCCTCGGTCGTTCTCGCCTGGATGCAGGAGCTCGACGTCCCGCACGAGAAGGTCAACGTCAACGGCGGCGGTATCGCCCTCGGTCACCCGATCGGCGCCACCGGCACCCGTCTGATGACGACGATGCTCAACGAACTTGAGCGCACAGAAGGCCGGTACGGCCTGCAGGTCATGTGCGAAGGTGGCGGACAGGCAAACGTCACCATCATCGAACGGATCTAA
- a CDS encoding TetR/AcrR family transcriptional regulator, with amino-acid sequence MTSQAQTSTRRDELLAIAAELFATKGFKNTTVRDIADAAGILSGSLYHHFDSKESMVDEILSSFQEELFGKYAEIVAGDADPRAKLDAAVRVSFEAIDRHRNEVAIFQNEADYLGTFERFAYLADRNQQSRDVWHALLNEGVSSGALRQDLDIELVYRFIRDTVWVAVRWYRPGAKLSHTDIANQYLTILLDGITS; translated from the coding sequence ATGACGTCCCAGGCGCAGACTTCGACCCGACGCGATGAGCTGCTCGCCATCGCGGCGGAGCTGTTTGCGACCAAGGGGTTCAAGAACACGACGGTCCGCGACATCGCCGACGCCGCTGGCATTCTGAGCGGTTCGCTCTATCACCACTTCGACTCCAAGGAGTCGATGGTCGACGAGATCCTGTCGTCGTTCCAGGAGGAGCTCTTCGGCAAGTACGCCGAGATCGTCGCCGGTGACGCCGACCCGCGAGCCAAGCTCGACGCCGCCGTGCGCGTCTCGTTCGAAGCGATCGACCGCCACCGCAACGAAGTCGCCATCTTCCAGAACGAGGCCGACTACCTCGGCACGTTTGAGCGCTTTGCCTACCTCGCCGACCGCAACCAGCAGTCGCGCGACGTCTGGCACGCGCTGCTCAACGAGGGTGTCAGTTCTGGCGCACTGCGCCAGGACCTCGACATCGAGCTCGTCTACCGCTTCATTCGCGACACCGTCTGGGTCGCAGTCCGCTGGTACCGCCCGGGCGCCAAGCTCAGCCACACCGACATTGCCAATCAGTACCTCACCATCCTTCTCGACGGGATCACCTCATGA
- a CDS encoding SDR family oxidoreductase, giving the protein MTVMRPEQPTPDYVEGHNLLAGKVVVVTAAAGAGIGASVSRRALEEGAAMVVISDTHERRLEESRAALGAEFGEDRVRAITVDVTDEAQVQALLDVADEHGGVDIMINNAGLGGTADVLEMADEDWSRVLDITLTGTFRCVRAAGNRMKDAGKKGVIVNNASVIGWRAQEGQAHYAAAKAGVMALTRCAALDVAPYGIRVNAVSPSLAMHPFLAKVTSDELLHELKQREAFGRAAEPWEVANVMVFLASDYSSYLTGEVISVSSQRA; this is encoded by the coding sequence ATGACCGTCATGCGTCCGGAACAGCCCACTCCTGACTACGTTGAGGGCCACAACCTCCTCGCCGGCAAGGTCGTAGTCGTGACGGCAGCAGCCGGCGCCGGCATCGGCGCCTCAGTCTCCCGCCGCGCGCTCGAAGAGGGTGCGGCGATGGTCGTCATCAGCGACACCCACGAGCGTCGCCTCGAAGAGTCGCGCGCAGCGCTCGGTGCCGAGTTCGGCGAAGATCGCGTACGCGCCATCACCGTAGACGTGACCGACGAGGCTCAGGTTCAGGCGCTCCTCGATGTTGCCGACGAGCATGGCGGCGTCGACATCATGATCAACAACGCAGGACTCGGCGGCACCGCCGACGTTCTGGAGATGGCCGACGAGGACTGGTCACGCGTTCTCGACATCACCCTGACCGGCACGTTCCGCTGCGTACGCGCTGCTGGCAACCGAATGAAGGACGCTGGCAAGAAGGGCGTCATCGTCAACAACGCCTCGGTCATCGGCTGGCGCGCGCAGGAAGGTCAGGCGCACTACGCGGCTGCCAAGGCTGGCGTCATGGCACTCACTCGTTGCGCCGCTCTCGACGTCGCGCCGTACGGCATCCGCGTCAACGCGGTCTCGCCGTCGCTCGCTATGCACCCGTTCCTCGCCAAGGTCACCAGCGACGAGCTGCTCCACGAGCTCAAGCAGCGTGAAGCCTTCGGCCGCGCCGCCGAGCCGTGGGAGGTCGCCAACGTGATGGTGTTCCTCGCCTCCGACTACTCGTCGTACCTGACCGGTGAAGTCATCTCCGTCTCGAGCCAGCGAGCCTGA
- a CDS encoding acyl-CoA dehydrogenase family protein has protein sequence MSTATDDAAFREEVRTWLAENLTGKWAHLKGVGGTGSGEDAYDERLAWNRHLAEHGWTCLGWPVEHGGRGLSLAQQAIFYEEYARADAPETVNHLGEKLLGPTLIEFGTDEQKARFLPKILSVEEQWCQGYSEPGAGSDLAAVSTKGVLDTGAGSGAEWVVDGQKVWTSWAQESDWIFVIARTEPGSSRHHGLSFLLMPLDQEGIEIRPIEQITGGREFNEVWFTGARTDESMILGEPGDGWKVAMALLGFERGVSVLGQQVGFERELNDLIELARSNGSLDDPVVRDRLAQHSAEFEVMRVNAIRSLTEATPGADNVAKLVWANWHRRLGELAMEVCGSGALVTNGEMYDLTRWQNLYLFSRADTLYGGSDEVQRNIISERVLGLPREARG, from the coding sequence GTGAGCACTGCAACCGATGACGCTGCCTTCCGCGAGGAAGTACGCACGTGGCTGGCCGAAAACCTGACCGGCAAGTGGGCTCACCTCAAGGGTGTGGGCGGTACCGGCAGCGGTGAGGACGCGTACGACGAGCGCCTGGCCTGGAACCGTCACCTCGCCGAGCACGGCTGGACCTGCCTCGGCTGGCCCGTCGAGCACGGAGGTCGCGGGCTGAGCCTCGCGCAGCAGGCCATCTTCTATGAGGAGTACGCCCGCGCCGATGCACCCGAGACGGTCAACCACCTCGGCGAGAAGCTGCTCGGCCCGACGCTGATCGAGTTCGGCACCGACGAGCAGAAGGCGCGCTTCCTTCCCAAGATCCTCTCGGTCGAAGAGCAGTGGTGCCAGGGCTACTCCGAGCCCGGCGCCGGCTCCGACCTCGCAGCGGTCAGCACCAAGGGTGTGCTCGACACTGGTGCTGGATCGGGGGCGGAATGGGTCGTCGATGGCCAGAAGGTATGGACGTCCTGGGCGCAGGAGTCCGACTGGATCTTCGTGATCGCCCGCACCGAGCCCGGCTCATCGCGCCACCACGGCCTCTCGTTCCTCCTGATGCCGCTCGATCAGGAGGGCATCGAGATCCGTCCGATCGAGCAGATCACTGGCGGCCGCGAGTTCAACGAGGTCTGGTTCACCGGTGCCCGCACCGACGAGTCGATGATCCTCGGCGAACCCGGCGACGGCTGGAAGGTGGCGATGGCGCTGCTCGGCTTCGAGCGCGGTGTCTCCGTACTCGGCCAGCAGGTGGGCTTCGAGCGGGAGCTCAACGACCTGATCGAGCTCGCTCGCAGCAACGGCTCGCTCGATGACCCCGTAGTCCGTGACCGCCTCGCGCAGCACAGCGCCGAGTTCGAGGTCATGCGCGTCAACGCGATTCGATCGCTGACCGAAGCCACACCCGGTGCTGACAACGTCGCCAAGCTCGTCTGGGCCAACTGGCACCGCCGACTCGGCGAGCTCGCCATGGAAGTCTGCGGTTCTGGAGCGCTGGTGACCAACGGCGAGATGTACGACCTGACTCGCTGGCAGAACCTCTACCTCTTCTCTCGCGCCGACACGCTTTATGGCGGCAGCGACGAAGTTCAGCGCAACATCATCTCCGAGCGCGTGCTCGGCCTACCGAGAGAAGCACGCGGATGA
- a CDS encoding FadD3 family acyl-CoA ligase — MGNTVPGLVRRAANEFGDAPAYFMDGSTLSFTELHEQVRRTAAAFRAQGLEPGGCVVLWAPNSIEWVVAGFAVTYAGGTLVPANSRYTAHEVSGLVERTDASLVIVADGFLGKSQIADLSAVAPNAKILDLADLGSLESSDADLAAVEAAADAVSPDDIADILFSSGTTGRPKGVLSSHQQSVASGASWSAVGEVTSDDRYLVISPFFHSYGYKIGALTGLIRGCTIYPMATFDADAALDLIAAERITMVPGAPAIFLGLLESPKFPTTDTSSLRFANTGAANVPVALVERLQTELSFDLVITAFGMTECVVATMCRRGDADETIATTCGKAIDGMETAIANPETGEHLPAGEEGELLLRGSQVMLGYLDDPAATAEAIDADGWLHTGDVGVLDERGYLRITDRLKDMYICGGFNVYPAEVEQALVRLDGVVDAAVIGIPDDRLGEVGKAFVVRRPDSDLDADAVIAFARERLANFKAPREVAFVDALPRNLSGKVLKNDLRSTS, encoded by the coding sequence GTGGGCAACACCGTCCCTGGACTTGTACGCCGCGCGGCCAACGAATTTGGCGACGCTCCGGCGTACTTCATGGATGGCAGCACCCTCTCCTTCACCGAGCTGCACGAGCAGGTTCGCCGTACGGCGGCCGCCTTCCGCGCTCAGGGTCTCGAGCCCGGCGGATGCGTCGTGCTCTGGGCCCCCAACAGCATTGAGTGGGTCGTCGCGGGATTCGCCGTCACGTACGCCGGCGGCACGTTGGTGCCCGCCAACTCGCGCTACACGGCTCACGAAGTCAGCGGACTCGTCGAGCGCACCGACGCCTCACTGGTGATCGTCGCCGATGGATTCCTCGGCAAGTCGCAGATCGCCGACCTCAGCGCCGTCGCACCCAACGCGAAGATCCTCGACCTCGCCGATCTCGGCTCGCTCGAGTCCAGCGACGCCGACCTCGCGGCCGTCGAAGCCGCCGCCGACGCTGTCTCCCCCGACGACATTGCCGACATCCTGTTTTCCTCGGGTACGACCGGCCGCCCCAAGGGCGTGCTCAGCTCGCACCAGCAGAGCGTTGCATCCGGAGCCAGCTGGAGCGCAGTCGGCGAAGTCACCAGCGATGACCGCTACCTCGTGATCAGCCCGTTCTTCCACTCGTATGGCTACAAGATCGGCGCACTCACCGGCCTGATCCGCGGATGCACGATCTACCCGATGGCGACCTTCGACGCCGACGCGGCACTCGATCTGATCGCGGCAGAGCGGATCACCATGGTCCCCGGTGCTCCAGCGATCTTCCTGGGCCTGCTCGAGTCGCCGAAGTTCCCGACCACCGACACCTCTTCATTGCGCTTCGCCAACACAGGAGCGGCGAACGTACCCGTTGCCCTGGTCGAGCGCCTGCAGACCGAGCTCAGCTTCGACCTCGTGATCACGGCCTTCGGCATGACCGAGTGCGTCGTCGCCACGATGTGCCGCCGCGGCGATGCCGACGAGACCATTGCCACCACCTGTGGCAAGGCCATCGACGGCATGGAGACCGCGATCGCCAACCCCGAGACCGGCGAGCATCTTCCCGCTGGCGAAGAAGGCGAGCTCCTCCTCCGTGGATCGCAGGTCATGCTCGGCTACCTCGACGATCCGGCGGCTACAGCCGAGGCGATTGACGCCGACGGCTGGCTCCATACCGGCGATGTCGGCGTACTCGACGAGCGCGGCTACCTGCGCATCACCGACCGGCTCAAGGACATGTACATCTGCGGCGGCTTCAACGTCTATCCCGCCGAGGTCGAGCAGGCGCTCGTACGCCTCGATGGCGTGGTCGACGCGGCCGTCATCGGCATCCCGGACGATCGTCTCGGCGAGGTGGGCAAGGCATTCGTCGTACGACGTCCCGACAGCGACCTTGACGCCGACGCCGTGATCGCGTTCGCTCGGGAGCGGCTCGCCAACTTCAAAGCACCCCGTGAGGTCGCGTTCGTTGACGCGTTGCCCCGCAACCTGTCCGGCAAAGTCCTGAAGAACGATCTGAGGAGCACATCGTGA
- a CDS encoding enoyl-CoA hydratase codes for MTEEEVVTYEVIDQVARITLNRPEYRNAQNSAMTYALDAAFVRATDDDNVKVIVLAGNGKHFCAGHDIGTPGRDVDVEFDRKAVIHWTHVDKVGGDLRYARESEVYLGMCRRWREIPKPVIAMVHGACIAGGLMLAWSADFIIASDDAFFSDPVVRMGIPGVEYFAHPWVMNPRAAKEFLYSGDRFSAQRAHELGMVNQVVPAEELESTVLALAGRISQMPRFGLALTKKAVNQAEDLQGMRAGMDSVFGLHHFAHAHNAEVGADSLGGLDAKSMAKKNKEQE; via the coding sequence GTGACCGAAGAAGAAGTTGTGACATACGAGGTCATCGACCAGGTCGCTCGCATCACGCTCAACCGTCCGGAGTACCGCAACGCACAGAACTCCGCCATGACGTACGCGCTCGACGCTGCCTTCGTGCGCGCGACGGATGACGACAACGTCAAGGTCATCGTGCTCGCCGGCAACGGCAAGCACTTCTGCGCCGGGCATGACATTGGCACGCCGGGTCGCGACGTCGACGTCGAGTTCGATCGCAAGGCTGTCATCCACTGGACCCACGTCGACAAAGTGGGCGGCGACCTCCGCTACGCCCGCGAATCAGAGGTCTACCTCGGGATGTGCCGCCGCTGGCGCGAGATCCCCAAGCCCGTCATCGCGATGGTGCACGGTGCCTGTATTGCGGGTGGTCTGATGCTCGCCTGGTCGGCCGACTTCATCATCGCCTCGGACGACGCGTTCTTCTCCGATCCCGTCGTACGCATGGGCATCCCCGGTGTCGAGTACTTCGCTCACCCGTGGGTCATGAACCCGCGTGCCGCGAAGGAATTCCTCTACTCCGGTGACCGTTTCTCCGCTCAGCGCGCCCACGAGCTCGGCATGGTCAACCAGGTCGTGCCCGCCGAAGAGCTGGAGAGCACCGTCCTCGCACTGGCTGGCCGCATCTCGCAGATGCCCCGGTTCGGACTCGCCCTCACCAAGAAGGCCGTCAACCAGGCCGAGGACCTGCAGGGCATGCGCGCCGGTATGGACTCCGTATTCGGCCTGCACCACTTCGCCCACGCCCACAACGCCGAAGTCGGGGCCGACTCGCTCGGCGGACTCGACGCAAAGTCGATGGCCAAGAAGAACAAGGAACAAGAGTGA
- a CDS encoding acyl-CoA dehydrogenase family protein codes for MNLEFTPEELAFRDEARAWLAANVPTETLPSMDTADGFAAHQAWEKKLSDAKWSVVSWPEEVGGRGASLIEWVIFEEEYYRAGAPGRVSQNGIFLLAPIIFDHGTPEQQQRWLPSMATGETIWAQAWSEPEAGSDLASLRSTAKRVDGGWLLNGQKTWSSRATYGHMGFGLFRSDPEAERHRGLTYFCFPLDAEGVTVRPIAQLDGEAGFAELFLDDVFVPDADVLGDAGDGWRVAMSTAGNERGLSLRSPGRFCAAADRLVEVYADSPNPALSSAVVDAWVRAEAYRLYTWGTVTKLADGGDIGAAGSVNKVWWSELDVALHESALDLRGAEAEVESAWTDGYLFSLSGPIYAGTNEIQRNIVAERILGLPREARG; via the coding sequence GTGAACCTGGAATTCACCCCCGAGGAGCTCGCGTTCCGGGACGAGGCTCGCGCCTGGCTGGCCGCCAACGTTCCGACCGAGACACTTCCGTCGATGGACACCGCCGACGGCTTCGCCGCCCACCAGGCGTGGGAGAAGAAGCTGTCCGACGCGAAGTGGTCCGTCGTGTCGTGGCCCGAGGAGGTCGGTGGCCGCGGGGCTTCGCTGATCGAGTGGGTCATCTTCGAAGAGGAGTACTACCGCGCTGGCGCCCCCGGACGCGTCTCCCAGAACGGCATCTTCCTGCTCGCACCGATCATCTTCGATCACGGCACACCTGAGCAGCAGCAGCGCTGGCTGCCGTCGATGGCGACCGGCGAGACCATCTGGGCCCAGGCCTGGTCCGAGCCAGAGGCCGGATCCGACCTTGCCTCGCTGCGGTCGACCGCGAAGCGGGTCGATGGTGGCTGGCTGCTGAACGGTCAGAAGACCTGGTCGTCGCGCGCCACGTACGGGCACATGGGCTTCGGCCTGTTCCGCTCTGACCCGGAGGCCGAGCGCCACCGCGGTCTCACCTACTTCTGCTTCCCGCTCGATGCCGAAGGCGTGACGGTACGTCCGATCGCCCAGCTCGACGGTGAAGCCGGCTTCGCCGAGCTGTTCCTCGACGACGTCTTCGTGCCCGATGCCGATGTACTCGGCGATGCGGGAGACGGCTGGCGCGTGGCCATGAGCACCGCCGGCAACGAGCGCGGCCTCTCGCTTCGTTCGCCCGGCCGATTCTGCGCAGCAGCCGACCGACTGGTCGAGGTTTACGCCGACAGTCCCAACCCGGCACTCTCCAGCGCTGTCGTTGACGCGTGGGTGCGCGCCGAGGCATACCGCCTCTACACCTGGGGCACGGTCACGAAGCTCGCCGACGGTGGCGACATTGGCGCTGCTGGCTCGGTCAACAAGGTCTGGTGGAGCGAGCTCGACGTCGCGCTGCACGAAAGCGCGCTCGACCTGCGCGGCGCCGAGGCCGAAGTCGAGTCCGCCTGGACCGACGGCTACCTGTTCTCCCTGTCGGGCCCGATCTACGCGGGAACCAACGAGATCCAACGCAACATTGTCGCCGAGCGCATTCTCGGACTCCCCCGAGAGGCACGCGGATGA
- a CDS encoding acyl-CoA dehydrogenase family protein: MKFELTSDQRDFMSALDGQIAAADPVAANRAWGEGDTKPGEALWERIAEVGVSGLLIAEEDGGLGATPVELVCAFEILGRHAVPGPWIESAAYLATALTGPERTAIADGAVATVAVPPHTPYAVDADVAGERYFVADGALKQADLGDAVSSVDPTRRLFSVTAGAAVDHGDLDAAFDLAVLAASAELLGAGERVLDDAVTYVKQRTQFGRTIGSYQAIKHQLANVRIALDFARPLIYGAAMNPTPRAVSAAKIQSAEAANIAARVGLQVHGAIGYTAEYDLSRWLLRIRALQTAWGTPAFHRERVLASLLASPSSLSPSK; the protein is encoded by the coding sequence ATGAAGTTCGAACTGACCTCCGACCAGCGCGACTTCATGTCAGCGCTCGACGGACAGATCGCTGCAGCCGATCCGGTCGCGGCCAACCGCGCCTGGGGCGAGGGCGACACCAAGCCGGGCGAAGCACTCTGGGAGCGCATCGCCGAAGTTGGCGTCTCCGGACTGCTCATTGCTGAAGAAGACGGCGGACTCGGTGCAACCCCGGTCGAGCTGGTCTGCGCCTTCGAGATCCTCGGGCGTCATGCCGTACCCGGCCCGTGGATCGAGTCGGCGGCGTACCTCGCCACCGCACTCACCGGGCCCGAACGTACGGCGATCGCCGACGGCGCCGTTGCCACGGTGGCCGTACCCCCGCACACTCCGTACGCAGTCGACGCTGACGTCGCAGGCGAGCGCTACTTCGTGGCCGATGGGGCTTTGAAGCAGGCCGACCTCGGCGACGCAGTTTCCTCCGTCGATCCCACTCGTCGTCTGTTCAGCGTCACGGCTGGAGCCGCTGTCGACCACGGCGATCTGGATGCCGCGTTCGACCTCGCAGTTCTTGCCGCTTCGGCTGAGCTGCTCGGTGCCGGCGAGCGGGTGCTCGACGACGCTGTCACGTACGTGAAGCAGCGCACCCAATTCGGCCGCACGATCGGCTCGTACCAAGCGATCAAGCACCAGCTGGCCAACGTACGTATTGCTCTCGACTTCGCTCGACCGTTGATCTACGGCGCCGCCATGAACCCGACACCGCGCGCGGTCTCGGCGGCCAAGATCCAGAGCGCGGAAGCTGCCAACATCGCGGCTCGCGTAGGCCTGCAGGTCCACGGCGCGATCGGCTACACGGCTGAGTACGACCTGAGCCGCTGGCTACTTCGCATCCGTGCGCTGCAGACGGCGTGGGGCACTCCGGCATTCCACCGCGAGCGGGTGCTCGCATCGCTGCTGGCCTCTCCCAGTTCATTGAGCCCGTCGAAATGA
- a CDS encoding acyl-CoA dehydrogenase family protein: MTDLVPSQDHIELARSVRKMLDKRSDSQAVRDAFNGFDAELWSTLCEQMGVAALAIPEESGGAGFTLAETYVVLEELGRALTPSPLLASVTAAAALTDSPLLEEIAAGTVATLAWSGVTGPADAPVGVTFEDGKLTGSVSAVLYGDVAEIILVAAEHDGGVGLFSVDPSAVSRTKVAGLDPTLSFATLEFDGVTAETITLDAASALATAHRVGTLAAAALQVGCAQRGLDMTVDYTKTREQFGRPIGSFQALKHRMADLLVRVQMSRAGAWAAVQAHVNDAPNADRLAAAAGSYCSDAAVEVGGETVQLHGGIAITWEHDAHLILKRAQALNQLFGLPHQQRATLI; this comes from the coding sequence ATGACGGACCTCGTCCCCTCGCAGGATCACATCGAGCTGGCCCGCTCGGTGCGCAAGATGCTCGACAAGCGCTCCGACAGCCAGGCTGTCCGCGATGCGTTCAATGGCTTCGATGCCGAGCTCTGGTCGACGCTGTGCGAGCAGATGGGCGTCGCCGCGCTCGCGATCCCGGAGGAGTCTGGCGGAGCCGGGTTCACCCTCGCCGAAACATACGTCGTGCTCGAAGAGCTTGGCCGCGCGCTGACACCTTCTCCCCTTCTCGCTTCTGTTACTGCCGCCGCGGCGCTGACGGACAGCCCGCTGCTCGAAGAGATCGCCGCGGGCACCGTTGCAACGCTCGCGTGGTCTGGCGTCACCGGACCGGCCGATGCGCCCGTCGGCGTCACGTTCGAGGACGGCAAGCTCACCGGATCGGTGTCGGCTGTCCTGTACGGCGATGTCGCCGAGATCATCCTCGTAGCCGCTGAGCACGATGGCGGCGTCGGACTCTTCAGCGTCGACCCGTCGGCTGTCAGCCGTACGAAGGTCGCCGGACTCGACCCCACCCTCAGCTTTGCCACCCTCGAGTTCGACGGCGTAACGGCGGAGACCATCACGCTCGACGCTGCATCAGCTCTTGCGACGGCTCATCGCGTCGGCACCCTTGCCGCTGCCGCGCTCCAGGTCGGCTGCGCACAGCGCGGTCTCGACATGACGGTCGACTACACCAAGACGCGTGAGCAGTTCGGTCGTCCGATCGGCTCGTTCCAGGCGCTCAAGCACCGCATGGCGGACCTGCTCGTACGAGTGCAGATGTCTCGCGCCGGAGCGTGGGCTGCTGTTCAGGCTCACGTCAACGACGCACCCAACGCCGATCGCTTGGCTGCCGCCGCTGGCTCGTACTGCAGCGACGCTGCCGTCGAGGTCGGCGGCGAGACCGTACAGCTGCACGGCGGAATCGCCATCACCTGGGAACACGACGCGCATCTGATCCTCAAGCGCGCTCAGGCTCTCAACCAGTTGTTCGGCCTGCCGCACCAGCAGCGCGCGACGCTCATCTGA
- a CDS encoding YciI family protein — MTHYLLSVHGPAEMGEFGNYASKEEMEAAFVTTGVFNEKLRTDGYWVFAGGLAAASSATVVDGTGEKPLVVDGPYLETKEYIGGFWIIDAPDLDVALRLATEGSKACGGPVEVRPFDGLA, encoded by the coding sequence ATGACGCACTACTTGCTGTCCGTCCACGGCCCCGCTGAGATGGGCGAGTTCGGAAACTACGCCTCGAAAGAGGAGATGGAAGCGGCATTCGTCACGACTGGCGTCTTCAACGAGAAGTTGCGGACCGATGGCTACTGGGTCTTTGCCGGTGGTCTCGCCGCCGCGTCGTCAGCAACTGTCGTCGACGGCACAGGCGAGAAGCCGCTGGTCGTCGACGGTCCCTACCTTGAGACCAAGGAGTACATCGGGGGGTTCTGGATCATCGATGCGCCAGACCTCGACGTGGCGCTGCGCCTCGCGACCGAGGGCTCGAAAGCCTGTGGAGGCCCGGTCGAGGTTCGCCCGTTCGACGGCCTGGCCTGA